In bacterium, one DNA window encodes the following:
- a CDS encoding phosphate ABC transporter ATP-binding protein encodes MDTMKNPKISIRDLSLFYGRKQALRDITIDIPENEVTALIGPSGCGKSTFLRTLNRMNDLINGVRITGSVHIDGEDVYARGVDVVRLRRRIGMIFQKSNPFPKSIYENVAYGPRINGIASRQDIEGIVERSLRQAALWDEVKDRLKHSALDLSGGQQQRLCIARSLAVNPGTLLMDEPASALDPIATAKIEELIFELKSQYTILIVTHNLQQAARVSDHTAFFYLGELVEFGKTQRLFTNPEERRTEDYVTGKFG; translated from the coding sequence ATGGATACAATGAAAAATCCGAAGATCAGCATACGGGACCTGAGTTTATTTTACGGCCGAAAGCAGGCGTTGCGGGACATCACCATCGACATTCCGGAGAACGAGGTGACTGCGCTTATCGGGCCCTCCGGATGTGGCAAATCGACATTCCTCCGCACTCTGAACAGGATGAATGATTTGATAAACGGCGTCCGCATCACCGGATCGGTACATATCGACGGGGAGGATGTCTATGCCCGCGGGGTGGACGTTGTGAGGTTGCGCCGGCGAATCGGGATGATATTTCAGAAATCGAATCCATTTCCCAAGTCCATTTACGAAAACGTTGCGTACGGACCACGGATCAATGGTATCGCAAGCCGGCAGGATATTGAAGGCATCGTGGAGCGCAGTCTCCGTCAGGCAGCGCTGTGGGATGAGGTCAAGGATCGGCTGAAGCATTCCGCGCTTGATCTTTCGGGTGGTCAGCAGCAACGCCTCTGCATTGCGCGTTCGCTCGCCGTCAATCCCGGGACCCTGCTCATGGACGAGCCGGCCAGCGCACTTGATCCGATTGCGACGGCCAAAATCGAAGAATTGATATTTGAACTCAAATCACAGTACACGATATTAATCGTCACCCACAACCTCCAGCAGGCCGCCCGCGTGAGCGACCACACGGCCTTCTTCTACCTGGGAGAACTCGTGGAGTTCGGCAAGACGCAGCGGTTGTTTACCAATCCGGAAGAGCGCCGAACGGAGGACTACGTCACAGGAAAATTCGGATGA
- the pstS gene encoding phosphate ABC transporter substrate-binding protein PstS: METFMKGKFIAAAIILGTLLSLGTQAQAQVKLNGAGATFPYIIYSKWFDLYHKKTGIQFNYQAIGSGGGIRQVTEGTVDFGASDAFLSNKQLSDIKKKRGTAVLHIPTVMGAVVISYNLPSVGSGLRLTPDVLADIFLGKIKMWNDSRIKKINKGKKLPSRAILVVHRSDGSGTTNIFTDYLSKVSKTWNKKVGVGKAVNWPIGLGGKGNDGVAGLVKQTEGAIGYVELAYAVQNKLSYASLKNKAGKYVKPTFKAVSAAAAGFVKDMPSDLRVSIVNAGGKDSYPIAGLTWLLIYQDMKDKRKAKALKDFVTWALDEGESYAEDLYYAPLPKEIVAMCKKQVAKISTK; encoded by the coding sequence ATGGAGACTTTCATGAAAGGCAAATTCATCGCTGCCGCAATCATCCTGGGGACGCTGCTCTCGCTCGGTACGCAGGCGCAGGCACAGGTGAAGCTCAACGGAGCCGGTGCGACCTTCCCGTACATCATCTACTCGAAGTGGTTCGATCTTTACCACAAGAAGACGGGTATTCAATTCAACTACCAGGCCATCGGCAGTGGTGGTGGCATTCGCCAGGTGACCGAAGGTACTGTTGATTTCGGCGCCTCCGATGCGTTCCTCAGCAATAAGCAGTTGAGTGACATCAAGAAAAAACGCGGCACCGCCGTGTTGCATATTCCCACGGTCATGGGTGCCGTGGTGATCTCCTATAATCTGCCGTCCGTCGGATCGGGCCTGCGCCTGACGCCGGATGTGCTGGCGGACATTTTCCTCGGAAAGATCAAGATGTGGAATGACAGCCGCATCAAGAAGATCAACAAGGGGAAGAAGCTGCCCAGTCGCGCCATTCTGGTAGTCCATCGCTCCGATGGCAGTGGCACCACGAATATTTTTACCGACTATCTCAGCAAAGTCAGCAAGACGTGGAACAAAAAAGTCGGTGTCGGCAAAGCCGTGAACTGGCCGATCGGGCTCGGTGGTAAGGGGAATGACGGCGTCGCCGGTCTTGTCAAGCAGACCGAGGGTGCCATCGGATATGTGGAACTCGCATACGCAGTGCAGAACAAACTTTCCTACGCCTCGCTCAAGAACAAGGCCGGAAAGTATGTGAAGCCGACGTTCAAGGCGGTATCCGCTGCAGCGGCAGGATTTGTCAAGGACATGCCCTCCGATCTTCGTGTCTCCATCGTCAACGCCGGAGGCAAGGACTCCTATCCGATCGCCGGGCTGACCTGGCTGCTGATTTATCAGGACATGAAGGACAAGCGGAAGGCAAAAGCACTGAAGGATTTCGTTACCTGGGCACTGGATGAGGGCGAATCCTACGCGGAGGACCTTTACTACGCTCCACTTCCCAAGGAAATTGTAGCAATGTGCAAGAAGCAGGTCGCCAAGATCTCCACGAAATAA
- the phoU gene encoding phosphate signaling complex protein PhoU, producing the protein MNEHILKRFDEELDKLSKRIRKMSVLVEQQVKDAVRALQNCDTELAAQVIDGDDKVDLYDTKIEKHCMRLLALQQPVAVDLRTVLSALSVNRNLERMGDAAVNIAERIDALSLHAELVAQTKVLEMGHVAAEMLRDSIDAFAELDVAKAHSVAVRDNVIDAFDLQNFDVLIGLMKESPDNVEAASHLLLVSRNLERIADEATNISEEAVFVSDAKIVKHKGFGKTDGA; encoded by the coding sequence ATGAATGAACATATACTGAAACGCTTCGACGAAGAGTTGGATAAACTGTCGAAACGGATACGAAAAATGTCAGTACTCGTCGAGCAGCAGGTGAAGGACGCTGTCCGTGCTCTGCAAAACTGCGACACGGAACTTGCCGCACAGGTCATCGATGGTGATGACAAAGTGGATCTGTATGACACCAAGATCGAAAAACACTGCATGCGCCTCCTCGCTTTGCAGCAGCCGGTGGCAGTGGACCTGCGAACAGTGCTCTCGGCGCTTTCGGTCAACCGGAACCTTGAACGCATGGGGGATGCCGCGGTGAACATCGCGGAGCGCATCGACGCGCTGTCTCTGCATGCCGAACTTGTTGCACAGACAAAGGTACTGGAGATGGGGCACGTGGCCGCCGAGATGCTGCGGGACAGCATTGATGCATTCGCCGAGCTCGACGTGGCGAAGGCGCATAGCGTCGCTGTGCGAGACAATGTCATCGATGCGTTTGATCTTCAGAACTTCGACGTGCTTATTGGACTAATGAAAGAGTCGCCCGATAATGTTGAAGCGGCAAGCCATCTTCTTCTCGTCTCCCGCAATCTTGAGCGCATCGCGGACGAAGCGACGAATATCTCGGAAGAGGCCGTTTTTGTATCGGACGCAAAAATTGTCAAGCACAAGGGTTTCGGTAAAACCGACGGTGCCTGA